Within Campylobacteraceae bacterium, the genomic segment TTCTTCCTTTTCCTGGAAGTAAATAAGGTGCGCTTGACATAGATTCAACCCCACCTGCAATAATGACATCTTTTTCACCTGCTTTAATTTCAGAAACACCTGTCATTAACGCTTTCATTCCAGAACCACATAACATATTTAAAGAATAAGCAACAGTAGATTCACTAAGGCCTCCATAAATTGAAGCCTGTCTTCCTATTCCTTGAGAATGTCCAGCAGATAAAATATTCCCAACAATCACTTCATCTACTCTGTTTTTATCAAAATCTTTTACAAGATCTTTTATTACTTCACCTGCTAAATGTCCAGGATCTAAATCTTTTAAAGATCCTAAATAACTTCCAATTGCAGATCGTTTTGCTTCTACTATATATACTTTCATATTATTCCTTAGTCTTTTAACGCTACAACATAAGAAGCAGGGGTTAATGCTTTAATTTCTTCTAAACTAACACCCTTACTTAATTCAGTTAAATGAAGTTTATTATTAATAAACTCAAAAACGCCCATTTCAGTAATAATCATATCTACTACTGCTTTTCCTGTTAAAGGAAGAGTACATTTTTTAAGTATTTTAGGATTCCCACGTGCCGTATGAACCATAGAAATAATCACTTTTTTAGCACCATTGACTAAATCCATTGCTCCTCCCATTCCAGGTAATAGTTTTCCAGGAATTTTCCAGTTAGCAAGATTTCCTTCTTCATCTACTTCAAGAGCTCCTAATACTGTCATATCCAAATGCCCTCCTCTGATGATTTCAAAAGAGGTAACAGAATCAAAGAAAATACCCCCTTTTTGAAGCACCACATTCGTACCTCCTGCATCTACAACATCTTTATCTAAGGTTTCTTCGTTAGCTTTATCCCAAACACCAGCAAATCCATTTTCAGAATGAAGATTAATATGAATATCTTTTGAAATATAATCTACTGCTAAAGTAGGTAGTCCAATTCCTAAATTAACAAAATCACCATTTTTGAATTCTTGTGCAACACGTGCAGCTATTATTTGTTTTGCTTCCATCTTTAGGCCTTTATAATA encodes:
- a CDS encoding 3-oxoacid CoA-transferase subunit B translates to MEAKQIIAARVAQEFKNGDFVNLGIGLPTLAVDYISKDIHINLHSENGFAGVWDKANEETLDKDVVDAGGTNVVLQKGGIFFDSVTSFEIIRGGHLDMTVLGALEVDEEGNLANWKIPGKLLPGMGGAMDLVNGAKKVIISMVHTARGNPKILKKCTLPLTGKAVVDMIITEMGVFEFINNKLHLTELSKGVSLEEIKALTPASYVVALKD